In the Chiloscyllium plagiosum isolate BGI_BamShark_2017 chromosome 15, ASM401019v2, whole genome shotgun sequence genome, one interval contains:
- the LOC122557333 gene encoding gap junction beta-1 protein-like isoform X1: protein MNWPVFYTVLIGVNKHSTGIGRIWLSVLFIFRIMVLVVAAESVWGDEKTGFTCNTQQPGCNSVCYDQFFPISHIRLWALQLILVATPALLVAMHVAHKHHVEKKIFRIKQLTGEAGEMDIEKVTKRKMHIVGSLWWTYVISIIFRVIFEVAFLYIFYMIYPGFRMIRLVKCDAYPCPNTVDCFVSRPTEKTIFTIFMLAVSGVCVLLNIAEVGYLIIKACVRQCQKKETRSSKSAFYGHA, encoded by the coding sequence ATGAACTGGCCTGTCTTCTACACTGTTCTAATAGGGGTGAACAAGCATTCGACTGGCATCGGACGGATATGGCTCTCTGTTCTGTTCATTTTCAGGATCATGGTGCTGGTTGTGGCCGCAGAAAGTGTCTGGGGCGATGAAAAGACTGGCTTCACTTGCAACACTCAGCAGCCAGGTTGCAACAGTGTCTGTTATGATCAGTTTTTCCCCATCTCCCACATAAGGCTTTGGGCTCTCCAGCTGATTCTGGTGGCCACTCCTGCTCTCCTGGTGGCCATGCATGTTGCCCATAAGCATCACGTGGAAAAGAAGATTTTCCGGATCAAGCAGCTAACGGGTGAAGCTGGGGAAATGGACatagagaaggtgaccaagcggAAAATGCATATCGTCGGCTCTCTCTGGTGGACCTACGTGATCAGTATTATCTTCAGGGTGATTTTCGAAGTTGCCTTCTTGTACATCTTCTACATGATCTACCCGGGCTTCAGGATGATCCGACTGGTCAAGTGCGATGCCTACCCTTGCCCCAACACAGTGGATTGCTTCGTCTCCAGACCCACCGAAAAGACTATCTTCACCATCTTCATGCTGGCGGTCTCTGGCGTCTGCGTGCTGCTGAATATAGCAGAGGTGGGCTACTTGATCATCAAGGCTTGTGTGAGACAGTGTCAGAAAAAAGAAACCAGATCCAGTAAAAGTGCATTTTACGGGC
- the LOC122557333 gene encoding gap junction beta-1 protein-like isoform X2, giving the protein MNWPVFYTVLIGVNKHSTGIGRIWLSVLFIFRIMVLVVAAESVWGDEKTGFTCNTQQPGCNSVCYDQFFPISHIRLWALQLILVATPALLVAMHVAHKHHVEKKIFRIKQLTGEAGEMDIEKVTKRKMHIVGSLWWTYVISIIFRVIFEVAFLYIFYMIYPGFRMIRLVKCDAYPCPNTVDCFVSRPTEKTIFTIFMLAVSGVCVLLNIAEMPEDCFTGQDLILQLKPQDPRR; this is encoded by the coding sequence ATGAACTGGCCTGTCTTCTACACTGTTCTAATAGGGGTGAACAAGCATTCGACTGGCATCGGACGGATATGGCTCTCTGTTCTGTTCATTTTCAGGATCATGGTGCTGGTTGTGGCCGCAGAAAGTGTCTGGGGCGATGAAAAGACTGGCTTCACTTGCAACACTCAGCAGCCAGGTTGCAACAGTGTCTGTTATGATCAGTTTTTCCCCATCTCCCACATAAGGCTTTGGGCTCTCCAGCTGATTCTGGTGGCCACTCCTGCTCTCCTGGTGGCCATGCATGTTGCCCATAAGCATCACGTGGAAAAGAAGATTTTCCGGATCAAGCAGCTAACGGGTGAAGCTGGGGAAATGGACatagagaaggtgaccaagcggAAAATGCATATCGTCGGCTCTCTCTGGTGGACCTACGTGATCAGTATTATCTTCAGGGTGATTTTCGAAGTTGCCTTCTTGTACATCTTCTACATGATCTACCCGGGCTTCAGGATGATCCGACTGGTCAAGTGCGATGCCTACCCTTGCCCCAACACAGTGGATTGCTTCGTCTCCAGACCCACCGAAAAGACTATCTTCACCATCTTCATGCTGGCGGTCTCTGGCGTCTGCGTGCTGCTGAATATAGCAGAG